A single genomic interval of Oreochromis aureus strain Israel breed Guangdong linkage group 12, ZZ_aureus, whole genome shotgun sequence harbors:
- the psat1 gene encoding phosphoserine aminotransferase, producing MLLASKPTSAGGGEQRHGRSSGFHSAESGRDSRQGQHPPAGVSSFLYIMEHKQTINFGAGPAKLPPSVLLQAQNELLNYSGTGISVLEMSHRSSDFNKIINKTESLLRELLNIPDNYKVLFLQGGGSGQFSSVPLNLIGLKEDRCADYLVTGTWSARAAKEAEKYGKVNVVHPKLDSYTKIPDPSSWTLNPSASYVYYCSNETVHGVEYNFTPETNGVVLVSDMSSNFLSRPVDVSKFGLIFAGAQKNVGCAGVTVVIVREDLLGHALKECPIVLDYKVQAEMNSLYNTPPCFSIYIMSLVLEWIKNNGGSAAMEMLNKQKSSMIYDIINASNGFYVCPVDTACRSRMNVPFRVGKKEGNEALEKEFLDGASKRGMISLKGHRSVGGIRASLYNAVTLEDTKALAEYMKEFVKEHQ from the exons ATGCTACTGGCATCCAAGCCAACCAGTGCTGGAGGAGGAGAGCAGAGACACGGTCGAAGCTCAGGCTTTCACAGCGCTGAATCTGGTAGAGACAGCAGGCAGGGACAGCATCCACCAGCCGGAGTTTCGAGCTTTCTTTACATCATGGAGCACAAACAAACCATCAACTTTGGAGCCGGACCTGCAAAACTTCCCCCCTCT GTGCTGCTTCAAGCACAGAATGAGCTCCTAAACTACAGCGGCACTGGCATCAGTGTCCTCG AGATGAGTCACCGATCATCAGACTTCAATAAAATTATCAACAAAACAGAGAGCCTCCTGCGAGAGCTGTT aaaTATCCCAGACAACTACAAGGTACTGTTCCTGCAGGGTGGTGGGTCTGGACAGTTCAGCAGTGTTCCTCTCAACCTGATTGGTCTTAAGGAGGATAGGTGTGCCGATTACCTGGTGACGGGCACGTGGTCGGCCAGAGCAGCAAAGGAAGCGGAGAAATATGGCAAAGTGAATGTTGTTCACCCAAAACTGGATAGTTACACCA aaatCCCTGACCCCAGCAGCTGGACCCTGAACCCCTCAGCCTCCTATGTGTACTACTGCTCCAATGAGACAGTCCATGGTGTTGAATATAACTTTACCCCAGAAACTAATGGGGTGGTCTTGGTGAGCGACATGTCCTCCAACTTCCTGTCCCGACCTGTGGACGTCTCTAAG TTTGGGCTCATTTTCGCTGGGGCTCAGAAGAATGTGGGCTGTGCCGGTGTAACCGTGGTCATTGTGCGAGAGGACTTGCTAGGTCACGCTCTGAAAGAGTGTCCCATTGTCCTGGACTACAAGGTGCAGGCTGAGATGAACTCCCTGTATAACACACCCCCATGTTTCAG CATCTACATCATGAGCCTGGTTCTGGAGTGGATAAAGAACAATGGCGGCAGTGCTGCCATGGAGATGCTCAACAAGCAGAAGTCCTCCATGATTTATGACATCATCAATGCTTCTAATGGTTTCTATGT GTGTCCTGTAGACACAGCCTGTCGGAGCCGGATGAATGTACCATTTCGTGTGGGGAAGAAAGAGGGAAATGAAGCCTTGGAAAAGGAATTTCTGGATGGTGCTTCCAAACGTGGAATGATCTCACTGAAAGGACACAG GTCAGTTGGAGGAATCCGCGCATCGCTGTACAACGCCGTAACACTGGAGGACACTAAAGCACTCGCTGAGTACATgaaggagttcgtcaaagagcACCAATGA
- the kiss1rb gene encoding KISS1 receptor b, with protein MMVESDSDHGPECVSVCNKSATLTGQGPPVLVNAWLVPTFFGFIMLIGLVGNSLVIHVITKHQKMKTVANFFIVNLAATDILFLICCVPFTAALYPLPSWIFGEFMCCLVNYLQQLKIWGNCMSYSNSSVNPFVYAFMGNNFRKAFKHAFPAILLWRSRGKVRVGNTDAEEGVETAHRAPKGEAEMHFLSSSP; from the exons ATGATGGTGGAATCAGACTCTGATCACGGTccagagtgtgtgtctgtatgcaACAAGTCTGCAACTCTGACAGGCCAAGGGCCACCGGTGTTGGTTAATGCCTGGCTGGTCCCCACTTTCTTTGGCTTCATCATGCTGATCGGTCTAGTTGGGAATTCTTTAGTGATCCATGTTATCACCAAACACCAGAAGATGAAGACCGTTGCCAATTTCTTTATAG TGAATCTTGCTGCAACTGACATCTTGTTTCTTATTTGCTGCGTACCCTTTACTGCCGCACTGTACCCACTGCCCAGCTGGATCTTTGGAGAATTTATGTGCTGTCTGGTGAACTATCTTCAGCAA CTGAAGATTTGGGGTAACTGCATGTCTTACTCCAACTCTTCTGTAAACCCGTTTGTGTATGCTTTCATGGGCAACAACTTTAGAAAGGCTTTCAAGCATGCCTTCCCTGCCATTTTGCTGTGGCGCTCAAGAGGGAAAGTCAGAGTGGGAAACACGGACGCAGAGGAAGGAGTAGAGACGGCTCATCGGGCACCCAAAGGAGAAGCAGAGATGCACTTTCTTTCATCTAGCCCCTAA
- the LOC120442974 gene encoding uncharacterized protein LOC120442974 isoform X2, whose amino-acid sequence MDTQSKDGSRESYELKISELLKGFAEKKTSPNESKHTNPRNISLSITEPGTSYNHGTFRSRAVLPKKLCQLYTCQYERLDHLRESFSAPVLVLACIPASQAGQKQPMLSFSDPVLFAHLVEKSEILASDSVIRMREQLEKQEIYPYILGVQAWRKREQREPQCMLLKQFPQTGLTGPPEEAVFGCLKEIRTPEEISDTWKTSHHQSECSSLMLRKVQD is encoded by the exons ATGGATACTCAAAGCAAGGATGGCAGCAGAGAGTCTTATGAGCTCAAG ATTTCTGAGTTATTAAAGGGTTTCGCTGAGAAGAAAACATCACCCAATGAGAGCAAACATACTAACCCCCGAAACATCAGCCTCTCCATCACAGAGCCAGGAACTTCTTACAACCATGGGACCTTCAGATCTAGAGCAGTCCTCCCTAAAAAACTCTGTCAGCTGTACACGTGTCAGTACGAGAGGCTAGATCATCTGAGAGAAAGCTTCAGTGCTCCGGTACTCGTTCTTGCCTGCATCCCTGCATCTCAGGCGGGACAAAAGCAACCCATGTTATCGTTCTCAGATCCAGTCCTCTTTGCACACCTGGTGGAAAAATCAGAGATCCTTGCCTCTGACTCAGTCATTCGTATGAGAGAACAGCTTGAAAAGCAAGAGATATATCCGTACATCCTAGGAGTGCAGGCTTGGAGGAAACGGGAGCAACGTGAACCACAGTGCATGCTGCTTAAACAGTTTCCCCAGACTG GACTTACTGGACCTCCAGAGGAAGCTGTTTTTGGGTGCCTCAAAGAAATCCGGACCCCAGAAGAAATCTCAGACACCTGGAAAACTTCACACCACCAGTCAGAATGTTCTTCTTTAATGCTTAGGAAAGTTCAAGACTGA
- the LOC120442974 gene encoding uncharacterized protein LOC120442974 isoform X1, whose product MDTQSKDGSRESYELKISELLKGFAEKKTSPNESKHTNPRNISLSITEPGTSYNHGTFRSRAVLPKKLCQLYTCQYERLDHLRESFSAPVLVLACIPASQAGQKQPMLSFSDPVLFAHLVEKSEILASDSVIRMREQLEKQEIYPYILGVQAWRKREQREPQCMLLKQFPQTGITNKWFFKDLLDLQRKLFLGASKKSGPQKKSQTPGKLHTTSQNVLL is encoded by the exons ATGGATACTCAAAGCAAGGATGGCAGCAGAGAGTCTTATGAGCTCAAG ATTTCTGAGTTATTAAAGGGTTTCGCTGAGAAGAAAACATCACCCAATGAGAGCAAACATACTAACCCCCGAAACATCAGCCTCTCCATCACAGAGCCAGGAACTTCTTACAACCATGGGACCTTCAGATCTAGAGCAGTCCTCCCTAAAAAACTCTGTCAGCTGTACACGTGTCAGTACGAGAGGCTAGATCATCTGAGAGAAAGCTTCAGTGCTCCGGTACTCGTTCTTGCCTGCATCCCTGCATCTCAGGCGGGACAAAAGCAACCCATGTTATCGTTCTCAGATCCAGTCCTCTTTGCACACCTGGTGGAAAAATCAGAGATCCTTGCCTCTGACTCAGTCATTCGTATGAGAGAACAGCTTGAAAAGCAAGAGATATATCCGTACATCCTAGGAGTGCAGGCTTGGAGGAAACGGGAGCAACGTGAACCACAGTGCATGCTGCTTAAACAGTTTCCCCAGACTG GGATAACCAATAAATGGTTCTTCAAGGACTTACTGGACCTCCAGAGGAAGCTGTTTTTGGGTGCCTCAAAGAAATCCGGACCCCAGAAGAAATCTCAGACACCTGGAAAACTTCACACCACCAGTCAGAATGTTCTTCTTTAA